One genomic window of Piliocolobus tephrosceles isolate RC106 chromosome 19, ASM277652v3, whole genome shotgun sequence includes the following:
- the LOC111524634 gene encoding LOW QUALITY PROTEIN: keratin-associated protein 25-1 (The sequence of the model RefSeq protein was modified relative to this genomic sequence to represent the inferred CDS: substituted 1 base at 1 genomic stop codon), whose protein sequence is MHNRSQHYFFSSCLSXNRISYGCQSLSFIFCGCQPLNFVSRTCYPLSSFSYGYQPIGSIFNSFTALNYVSHDFQRVSFMHSSFQPACSDFVGWQSPFCRRTC, encoded by the coding sequence ATGCATAACAGATCTCAACACTATTTTTTCAGTAGTTGCCTCTCCTAAAATCGCATCTCTTATGGCTGTCAATCACTGagctttattttttgtggctgtCAACCACTGAATTTTGTGTCCAGGACCTGCTATCCTTTGAGCTCTTTCTCCTATGGCTATCAACCTATAGGTTCTATATTCAACAGCTTCACAGCCCTGAATTATGTGTCTCATGATTTCCAACGTGTTTCCTTCATGCACAGCAGTTTCCAACCAGCTTGTTCTGATTTTGTGGGTTGGCAATCTCCATTTTGTAGAAGAACATGCTGA
- the LOC111524624 gene encoding keratin-associated protein 24-1: MYAGSMSTPGYPGVCTSYRTHCYIPVTSSVTLSSNDLSPACGHYLPSSYQGNLWLLDYCQESYGEAPTCESPSCEPKTCSTTGCDPSDSSVPCNSPSAGQVFSVCETTNIKPSPSCSPCTQINGYVCNCHTPTRSASKACQTLHNGSNCFGQLNCSSKSFQTLNHCRLSTLGYKSYQNPCFIPSYVSPLCYTSNSCQPQSYLMRNYHYSSYRPTSCRPLSYLSRSFRSLSCIPSTFPPLRYLCSGSRPLKCY, encoded by the coding sequence ATGTATGCAGGCTCCATGTCTACTCCAGGCTATCCTGGGGTCTGCACATCATATCGAACTCACTGTTACATCCCAGTGACTTCTTCTGTTACTCTTAGCTCCAATGATTTAAGCCCTGCCTGTGGACACTACTTACCCAGTAGCTACCAAGGAAATCTCTGGCTCCTGGATTACTGCCAAGAATCCTACGGTGAAGCACCAACCTGCGAATCTCCTAGCTGTGAGCCCAAGACCTGCAGCACCACTGGTTGTGACCCATCAGACTCCTCTGTGCCCTGCAACTCCCCATCAGCAGGCCAAGTCTTCAGTGTCTGTGAAACTACCAACATCAAACCCAGCCCCAGCTGCAGCCCATGCACTCAGATCAACGGGTATGTATGCAATTGCCACACACCCACTCGAAGTGCATCCAAAGCCTGCCAAACCCTCCACAATGGTTCCAACTGCTTTGGACAGCTTAACTGCTCATCCAAGAGTTTCCAAACTCTAAACCACTGCAGATTGAGTACTTTGGGGTATAAAAGCTACCAAAATCCTTGCTTCATACCCAGCTACGTCTCACCATTATGTTATACTTCCAACAGCTGCCAACCCCAAAGCTATTTAATGAGAAATTATCACTATTCGAGCTACAGGCCTACGAGCTGCCGACCACTGAGCTATTTATCTCGAAGCTTCAGGTCTCTGAGCTGTATACCCAGTACCTTTCCACCTCTGAGGTATTTATGCAGTGGTAGCAGACCTCTGAAATGCTATTGA